The following DNA comes from Cytophagales bacterium.
ATCATGCTTGGAGAAACCATTTCTTTCAATGATCAGGTGCTCTATTTCAAAAGCAAAAGCATACTGGAGGTGGTCCGATTAATGATCACTCAAGGCAAGGCAGACATTGTAGCGGTTGGAATTCTGGTATTGGCCTTCAGTGTGCTATTCCCGCTGACCAAAGTGATTTGCTCATTCCTGATGCTGAATGTTAAAAAGCTGCAAACCAATGCCGTTGTAAAGTTCTTCGTTTTCAAGTCCGGAAAGTGGTCCATGGCCGATGTGATGGTGGTCGCCATCTTCATGTCTTATATTGGCTTTGCCAGCATCCTCACCGATCAGTTAAAGCAACTGGAAGGATCAGGAACTTTCAACATGTTGACAACCAATGATTCTACCTTAAACACTGGCTTCTTTCTGTTCACCGCTTTTGTGATAATGAGTCTGGTATTGTCACAAGCAATACAACGGAGGGTGGAGGTTTGATCATGTTATCCATGTAAAGGATTATTATGTTGTAAGTATTCGGCAAAATCCTAAATCATAAAGAAAAGTGCGATTATTGAATCTGTCTGAAGATTTTTCCTGAATCTTAAATTTACCCCAACCCTAAAGGGGGAAATAGAAACCATCCCTTCAGGGAATTCAAGGGTGATTTTTGTAGTTTTTTTATCATTCTGAAAAATCTTCCAATCACTAGTAATTTTATGTAAAGAATTTCCCATTTTCTATACACATACGATTAACGATCAATGACCTCAATTAGCTGGAACTGCAGGGTCTGATTTGCGTAATTATTAACTGTCATTTTCACAAATCCATAATCCTCATGGAACCAGAAGTTATGGAAGGATGTCCCATAAGGAGCTGTAGCAATACTGCTCACCTCCCATGCAGTCATTACTCCAAAAGGAATTTCAACGTGCTCGTGAGCAAGTACTTCGTACCGATGATTGACGGTTGAATGGCCCCATACTCCCCAGCCTTCACCAATGTTCAATGAACCTCCCCAGATCTTGCCTATTGACAAAGGAAAAGTGACCTCCGGAAAGGGTGCCACTTCTGTAAAGTCATATTGATTACTCCGGAATGGATGTATCCAGAACCGATCTTCATTCTCTATGATTCCAGTAGTGGTTTTTTTAGTCCAATAGGACAAATCAGGATTTAGACTATAGGATTGCAGCCTACCAATATCCTCAGTCTCATATTGATATTGAATCACTATCTCATCTTGCCTATCCGGTTGATATTCCCATCCTCTCCCGGAAACATCAACCTGAATCAATTCATCAGAAAGCAGATTATACTCATGATCCCAATAACGAGCTTTATAAATGAATGTCCGGCACGGTTTGAATATCAGCCGCCGATTACTGTTGGGAATATCAGGGGTTTCAACGCAAGGCACCTCTTCAAACGTCGCCTTTTCGTCCTGGCAAGACAAAAGCATCATACTCATAAGAAAGATCCAATTGATTTTCATAAGGCAATGAAAATAAAAATTCAATGGTAGTGAAACCTTTTTCACTAAACAGTGTTTAGTAAGTGTAAAATGTTTAGTAAGTGGGTATAACCGAACGAAAAGAACGAGAAAAACTGGAGCTCAAAGAGAAGATCATTGCTGCGGCAACGGAACTCTTCCTGGAGCAAGGTTTCGAACGTGCCAGCATTCGGATGATCGCCGACAAGATTGAATACAGCCCTGCGACCATATACCTGCATTTCAAGGACAAGAATGAATTGTTCGCGACGATCAGTGAACGAGCCTTTTCTTTGTTTTTCGAATACTTTTCGGCGGTAACATCCATTGAAAATCCCATGAAGCGATTAAAAGAACTGGGTAAACAATACTTAAAATTTGCTTCAGAGCATCCAGGATATTACGATTTGATGTTTGTAAACCGCGCTCCGATGGAACATGAAGACCAACAATGGTCTGGCGAAAGAAGTCATGACATCCTGATCAATACGGTACAGCATTGTATGGATCAAGGTCACTTTAAGGGGCATGATTTACATCCTCTGTCACTGGCGATTTGGTCCGCTGTTCATGGCCTTGCCTCACTTAAACTTAGAAAAAGGCTCAGCATGTATGAAGGGGAAAATGTAGACCTGCTATTGGAAAAAGCATTGGGCTCATTGAACGGAATGTTAGACCCGGATTAAAAAATTTTGACAATCACTAAACACTGTTAAGTAAAATATAGATGTACAGTAATCAGCATTCAACTTCACGATTCACAGGGCTTCAAACACGATTGAAGGGGAAGATTTTAGGCTTCACCCAGGTTGTGCTTTCGAACAAAGCCCCCTACTCGTTTGATTTACTAATCAAGAAACTTAATTCCTGACCGAAATGAACGTTCTCAAATGCTTCGGGCTCATGATCTTCTGGCTGACTTCTTCAGTCGCAGAGGCACAATCCGTATTGGACCAATACATTGCCGAAGGACTCCAAAATAATCAGCAGCTATTACAAGAATCGCTGGCGGTAACCTCCAGTCAATTGGCTCTTTCTGAATCCAAAGGTTTGTTCCTGCCCACAGTGAACTTACAATCAGATTATACGCTGGCGGACGGTGGCCGAACCATCAATTTCCCTATTGGGGATCTGCTCAATCCAGTTTACAGCACGCTCAACCAAATGACGGGAACGGACCAATTCCCAACCATTGAAAATGTGAATGAGCAGTTCTTTCCCAACAACTTTCACGACACAAAGATCCGGGTGATACAACCACTGTTCAACTCGGACATTTATTACAATCAGAAGGCGCAACAGCAGCTGCTTAAAGCTTCCGAAGCGAAAAAAGCCGCCTATGAAGAGGAGTTGAAAAAGGAAATCAAGGTGGCTTATTACAACTACTGGCAAGCAGTTGAGGCAGTTCGTATCTACGAATCCAATCAGGAACTACTGGAAGCACTGGTTGATTTCAACCAAAAGCGGCACCGTGAAGATCAGGTGACCCTCGATGAAATCTATAGAGCACAATTTGAATTAGCACAACTGCAAGCAGACCTATCCGCAGCACAAGCTGATGAAGCAATTGCCAAAGCCTATTTCAATTTTCTATTGAACAAAGATCATGATGCGGCCATTGAAGAAGATCCTGCTTTGACTATCGGCTCCTTGATCTCCTCAGACAACCTGGTTTCTTATGAAGATGCTTTGCAAAGACGTCAGGAATTGAATCAAATTCAGTTTGCACAAGAAGCACAATTTCAGGCCATTCGATTGGCACAAGGCACCCGACTACCTCAGGTCAACGCGGTTTTTGATATGGGATATCAGGGAGAAGATTATCGCTTCGGTTCTGAAGAAAATTACTGGTTGCTCAACCTTGGCTTCTCCTGGAGCATTTTCAAAGGCTTTCGTGCTAAACGTCAGGTCGAGCAGGCCAAAGTATCCCTGGACATCATCGAAAGCCAGGAACAACAACTCCGCCGACAAATTGCGCTGGAAGTGACCCGTGCGAACAGTACTTTGGTCGCTGCCAAGAAACAATACCAATCGCAGGAACTCGCGCAAAAAAGTGCGGATAAAAGCTTCGACATCATGTCCAGCAAATACCGGGAATCACAAGCCTTACTGGTCCAATACCTGGATGCCAGATCAGTAGCACTCACTTCCCGATTGCAGCTCAACTTATCAAAATATCGATTACTGGCTAGCAAAGCCCAATTAGACCGGGCATTGGCCTATTAAAACCTGGTCAAGACCTTCAATTTCATCCATATGAAAAAGTTATTTATCCTTTCCTTCGTCATCTTGCTTGCAGCCTGTAAGCAGGATTATGTGAAGAATCCAAAAGTCATACCGACCACCAAAAAAGCGAAGGTGGTCCAATTAAAGCAAAGTACAGATCCGCTTCCGGTATTTGCTTCCGGTAAAATCAAATCGCTGGAAAGCATCAAACTGTCTTTCAAAACCGGAGGGATCATCAATTCACTTCGGGTTCGCGAAGGCCAGTACGTCAAAAAAGGCCAGGTCATCGCAACGCTGGACTTATCTGAAATCGATGCACAAGTCCGACAGGCACAAGCCAATGTCGACAAACTGGAACGCGACCTGGGAAGGTTCCGTCGATTGTATGCGGATTCTGCCGCAACACTGCAAAGTGTCCAGGACATTGAAACGGGGTTGGACGTAGCTCAATCACAATTGAAGATTGCCGCTTTCAATCAGTCATACAGTAAAATCATTGCTCCCGTGGCTGGAGTGGTACAGCAAAAGATGGCGGAAGAGGGCGAATTGGTCAATCCGGGGCAACCTATCTTCACCATCGCCTCCCAGCAAGCAGGCATGAGCCTCACCGTGAGTCTGGCCGATCGTGATGTAGTGAAATTAAACTTAGGAGATCGAGCTACCCTGGCCATTGATGCCTATCAAGGCATGGAAGCAGAGGCCAGAGTAACTGAAATTGCTGCCGAAGGACATCCCAGAACTGGAACCTTTGAAGTCGAATTGACGGTTGAAAATTTCCCTTATGAATTGAAGAGTGGATTCTTTTCTAAGGCCACTATTTATCCTTCCGTTCAGCAAGCCTATTACAAAATTCCTATGCATGCAATCATCGAAGGCCTGGAAGAACAGGTAGCGATCTTCGTTCCAAAAGGTCAGACAACACAACGCATGCTGGTTACTCCGGATTACATTGGAGAAGACTATTTTACGACGGCCGTTTCAGCTTTCCCGCAAGCCACACCAAGTATCCTGACTGAAGGCGCTTCCTTCCTTCGAGAGGGTGAAGCTTTCGAAACACTCGACTAATCGCTGACCTAAGAATTAATTAACATGAAATTACCAGGATTAGCACTTAAGAATTACCAGTTCGTGATCATCGTGATCATGCTGGGGACCTTTCTAGGTATTTCCTCCCTGCGCACCATGCCCAGAAGTGAAGACCCGAATCCTTCTTTCCCTTTCTTCAACATTGCAGCCATATATCCTGGGACCAGCCCAGAAGACATGGAAGAACTGATTGCCGACCCACTGGAAGAAGTTCTCGATCAAATCGATGACATTACAAAGATTGAAACGGCCATCGAAGAGGGAGTCGTTGTGATCTCCATGGAAGGAGAATTCGGCATGGATGTCGAAGAAAAGCTTGATGAAATTGTGCGTGAAGTAAAAAGTGTCGAGCCAGATCTTCCAGACTTGTTTTCGCTTGACGTAACGAAATATGAGCCAAACACAAGGGTGAAAATTCAGGAACTTGCCATGGGTTCTCCCGAACGAAGCTTTGCCGAATTGGTGAATTGGGCGGAAGACCTGGAGCGTGAAATTGAGAAAGTAAAAGGCGTAGATGATGTAGAAACCCTGGCGTATCCAGATGAGATCATCAAAGTAACCCTGGATTTTCAGCGGCTTTCCGCTTTCAATATTTCTCTGGATCAGCTATTGCAGATATTGCAAACGGAAAATCTGAATATTCCTGCCGGTGATGTGGCTGCAGGTCAAAGATCCTTCAGCATTCAATCATCTGGTAGCTTCAAAAGCCTGGATCAAATCCGCGAAACGGTGATCGCTACTACTTCTGATCACCTGGTCCATCTTGGAGATGTAGCGGAAGTGAAATTTGATAATGCAGAAGACAATTGGATTGCCAAATACGAAGGGCGTCGGGCCATATTATTGACGGTTACCCAAAAATCAGGGAACAACCTCGTACAGGTAGGAGAAAACATCAATAGCACAATTGCTGCCTTCCAAACAAAATTACCTGAGGACGTTTTCCTCGAAACAGTCTTTGAACAAGCACCTGCCGTGCAAGGGCGGATCAATGAGTTTTTTGGCAACCTCCTGCAAGGAGTATTACTCGTCGGCCTGGTCATCTTGATTTTCCTTGGGTTCCGTCCATCGGTGATCATCATGACAGTGATTCCCCTGGCAATCATCATGGCCATAGGAATGTTAGACTTGTCAGGTTATGCTCTGCAACAAATTTCCATCGCCGCATTAGTTCTGGCTTTAGGGTTACTGGTAGACAATGGCATCGTAGTAGTTGAAAACATCCAACGATATCTTCAGATGGGGCATTCACTAAAGGATGCCGCCATCAAGGGGACCGGCGAAGTGGGATGGGCAGTGGTCAGTTCCACTGCCACTACTTTATTGGCTTTCTATCCATTGGCGTTGATGGAAAGTGGTCCTGGAGAGTTCCTGAGAACCTTGCCCCTCACCGTGATCTTTGCACTGATAGTTTCCCTTATCCTGGCTCTTACGCTTACACCACTGATGGGTGGAAAATTGCTTCGACAAAAGCAAGCAGAGAAAGGTTCGTGGTTCAAACGACAGCTTGATCTATTCATTGCCAAGGCGTACATGCCGTTGCTCAGAGCTTCTCTGAAACGAGGCTGGTTGGTTGTATTAATCGGCTTTCTAAGTCTTGTAGGTGCTATCATGTTGTTCCCAAGTGTAGGGGTAAGCTTTTTCCCGAATGCGGATAAACCGATGCTCCTAATCGAAGTAGATGCTCCTCGCGGAAGCAGTCTCGACCGTACGGCGAAGGGTGTCGGCTATGTGGAAAGTATCCTGGACACCACGGAGTTTGTCAGCAAGTATGTATCCAATACCGGGCATGGCAATCCCATGATCTACTACAACCGACCCAATGAGCGTTTCAAGAAATATCATGGACAGATCCTGGTCAATTTTGAGTCCTGGGATCCGGTGCAATTTTATCCAACCCTGGAAAATTTCAGACTAGCTTTCTCACAATATCCAGATTGTCGGATCACGTTCGCCGAATTGAAAAATGGCCCTCCTTTCGAAGCGCCGGTAGAGATCCGCATCATTGGAGATGACCTGGATGTGCTACGAACACTGTCTTTCGAAGTAGAGGAAATCATTGAGAATACACCCGGAACACTGGACATTGATAATCCTCTGAGTGTCAATAAAACGGATATCAAAATTGCCATCAATCGCGATAAAGCTGGTCTGGCTGCTGTATCCTTAGCATCCATTGATCGGGCTGCACGTGTTGGGGTAGATGGACTGACCATCGATGAGATTTCTATGAATAATGAAGAGTATGACCTACGAGTCCAAACCGGAGAGGCAGAAGCCAATTTGAGTAGCCTCAATAAGTTGTATCTGTCCAATCAATTTGGAGATCAGCTACCGATCCGACAAGTGGCCAATGTGGAGTTTACTCCGGCAATTTCTGAAATTTTACACTTCAATACCGACCGAAGTACGTCGGTTACTGCCAATGTGAAAGTAGCTGAGCAGGTGACGCAGATCACTGAGTCCATCATAGAAGAGTTAGAAAAAATGGAATTCCCGGAAGGATATTCCTACTACGTCGGTGGTGAGTATGAAGGCCAGCAAGATTCCTTTGGGGACCTGGGTACCTTATTGATCATTGCCATGATAGGAATTTTCGCGGTACTGGTATTGCAATTCCGCTCCTTCCAGCAACCGATGATTGTTTTTGCTGCGGTTCCTTTGGCCATCACGGGATCATTCGTTGCACTTTTTTTAACCGGCTGGTCCTTCTCCTTCTTTGCTTTCGTAGGGTTCATTAGCCTGGTGGGCATTGTTGTGAACAACTCGATCATCCTGGTAGATTTTGCCAATCAGCAAATACGGTCCGGTGTAGAGAAACTGGAAGCGATCAATATCGCCTGTCAGACCCGATTCACGCCGATCCTACTTACAACAACTACCACAATTTTGGGACTGGCTCCATTAACATTCTCGTCCTCAGGACTTTGGTCACCTTTGGGCTGGACCATCATCGGTGGCATGATCTCCTCGACTTTGTTGACCTTGTTGGTAATCCCAGTACTCTACAAGTGGTTTACAAATCCAATAAGGGTGATGGCGCAGGGGTAGCATCAAGTTTTGAACGATTCATTGAGATCCCCTCTTGGGACCTTATGCTGAATTGTGGGTTGGGATGAATTGACACGCTCATTCCAACCACCCCATTCCACAATGGTCAACTACCCTATCTCTCTATGCCTAACTACCCTATTCCTCTATGCCTAACTGGTTTATTCCTTTGTGCAGTAGACTTCACCATCTCACGCACTAACATAACTTAGGCCAGCAGGATGATGCGAATGGAGCGGTCTTACTTATTTAAAGCCTTATCCAATTCTATATCTATTGCCTCTCCTAAAAGTTGCGGTTAGCATTATTGACCATCACCGGAAGCATGATCTCCTCCACTTGATTAACCCTATTGGTGATCCTGGTACTTTATAAGTTGTTTTACGAATCCAAAAGGGTAATGGCTCAGGGATAGAATCAAGTATTGAACGATAACTTGAAATCCCCTCTTGAGAGGGGAAAAATAGTGGTCCATTTCACAGTTGTGATGAGTGCAATACCCAATTCCAACTAACTTAGTACCATGAGACTCTTACTTTCCTTCCTGCTTAGCACCTTCATTTTCATCAGTGCTTCCGCACAAAAACCTACTTTCCAGGGTCAGGCACCGGCGGAGGTTGTTCCTACAGACTCCAAACCGACCATCAAACAATGGAAAGGTACCTGGGAATTTGATGAGGGGCAGGTCTTATTCAGCAATGATTTTGATGGGGCACGATTAAATGGTGTTACCCAATCTGGGGAAGATCATTACACGATTTTGATCTCAGCAGAAAATATTCCGATCAATCCCAGCCCCTGGTATGCCTTCAAAGTCTGGTCCAAAACGCCTAAGACCATCAAGGTACTGTTCACGTACCAAAACTCCAGAAGCCGCTACTATCCGAAAATCAGTAAAGATGCGAATGCCCTGAATTGGGCGCCGCTGGACACGGCAAGATATGAACCGATCAACATGGGAGAAGGTGCTTTCGGAATGGGTGCGCAACCTGAGCAAATCCGGATCACACTGGACATTGATGAAAATCCAACCTGGATTGCGGCGCAGGAACTGACCACCTCAGGTCATGTGAAATCATGGATTGATGGCATTTGTCTGCATAAAGAGGCGAGCCAGGAAATCCTCGGAAAATCCAAAGAAGGAAGAGACATGCATGTGATGTCCATCGGAAAAGGTAAA
Coding sequences within:
- a CDS encoding TetR/AcrR family transcriptional regulator; amino-acid sequence: MGITERKEREKLELKEKIIAAATELFLEQGFERASIRMIADKIEYSPATIYLHFKDKNELFATISERAFSLFFEYFSAVTSIENPMKRLKELGKQYLKFASEHPGYYDLMFVNRAPMEHEDQQWSGERSHDILINTVQHCMDQGHFKGHDLHPLSLAIWSAVHGLASLKLRKRLSMYEGENVDLLLEKALGSLNGMLDPD
- a CDS encoding TolC family protein, producing MNVLKCFGLMIFWLTSSVAEAQSVLDQYIAEGLQNNQQLLQESLAVTSSQLALSESKGLFLPTVNLQSDYTLADGGRTINFPIGDLLNPVYSTLNQMTGTDQFPTIENVNEQFFPNNFHDTKIRVIQPLFNSDIYYNQKAQQQLLKASEAKKAAYEEELKKEIKVAYYNYWQAVEAVRIYESNQELLEALVDFNQKRHREDQVTLDEIYRAQFELAQLQADLSAAQADEAIAKAYFNFLLNKDHDAAIEEDPALTIGSLISSDNLVSYEDALQRRQELNQIQFAQEAQFQAIRLAQGTRLPQVNAVFDMGYQGEDYRFGSEENYWLLNLGFSWSIFKGFRAKRQVEQAKVSLDIIESQEQQLRRQIALEVTRANSTLVAAKKQYQSQELAQKSADKSFDIMSSKYRESQALLVQYLDARSVALTSRLQLNLSKYRLLASKAQLDRALAY
- a CDS encoding efflux RND transporter periplasmic adaptor subunit, which translates into the protein MKKLFILSFVILLAACKQDYVKNPKVIPTTKKAKVVQLKQSTDPLPVFASGKIKSLESIKLSFKTGGIINSLRVREGQYVKKGQVIATLDLSEIDAQVRQAQANVDKLERDLGRFRRLYADSAATLQSVQDIETGLDVAQSQLKIAAFNQSYSKIIAPVAGVVQQKMAEEGELVNPGQPIFTIASQQAGMSLTVSLADRDVVKLNLGDRATLAIDAYQGMEAEARVTEIAAEGHPRTGTFEVELTVENFPYELKSGFFSKATIYPSVQQAYYKIPMHAIIEGLEEQVAIFVPKGQTTQRMLVTPDYIGEDYFTTAVSAFPQATPSILTEGASFLREGEAFETLD
- a CDS encoding efflux RND transporter permease subunit, producing MKLPGLALKNYQFVIIVIMLGTFLGISSLRTMPRSEDPNPSFPFFNIAAIYPGTSPEDMEELIADPLEEVLDQIDDITKIETAIEEGVVVISMEGEFGMDVEEKLDEIVREVKSVEPDLPDLFSLDVTKYEPNTRVKIQELAMGSPERSFAELVNWAEDLEREIEKVKGVDDVETLAYPDEIIKVTLDFQRLSAFNISLDQLLQILQTENLNIPAGDVAAGQRSFSIQSSGSFKSLDQIRETVIATTSDHLVHLGDVAEVKFDNAEDNWIAKYEGRRAILLTVTQKSGNNLVQVGENINSTIAAFQTKLPEDVFLETVFEQAPAVQGRINEFFGNLLQGVLLVGLVILIFLGFRPSVIIMTVIPLAIIMAIGMLDLSGYALQQISIAALVLALGLLVDNGIVVVENIQRYLQMGHSLKDAAIKGTGEVGWAVVSSTATTLLAFYPLALMESGPGEFLRTLPLTVIFALIVSLILALTLTPLMGGKLLRQKQAEKGSWFKRQLDLFIAKAYMPLLRASLKRGWLVVLIGFLSLVGAIMLFPSVGVSFFPNADKPMLLIEVDAPRGSSLDRTAKGVGYVESILDTTEFVSKYVSNTGHGNPMIYYNRPNERFKKYHGQILVNFESWDPVQFYPTLENFRLAFSQYPDCRITFAELKNGPPFEAPVEIRIIGDDLDVLRTLSFEVEEIIENTPGTLDIDNPLSVNKTDIKIAINRDKAGLAAVSLASIDRAARVGVDGLTIDEISMNNEEYDLRVQTGEAEANLSSLNKLYLSNQFGDQLPIRQVANVEFTPAISEILHFNTDRSTSVTANVKVAEQVTQITESIIEELEKMEFPEGYSYYVGGEYEGQQDSFGDLGTLLIIAMIGIFAVLVLQFRSFQQPMIVFAAVPLAITGSFVALFLTGWSFSFFAFVGFISLVGIVVNNSIILVDFANQQIRSGVEKLEAINIACQTRFTPILLTTTTTILGLAPLTFSSSGLWSPLGWTIIGGMISSTLLTLLVIPVLYKWFTNPIRVMAQG
- a CDS encoding M14 family metallopeptidase, whose amino-acid sequence is MRLLLSFLLSTFIFISASAQKPTFQGQAPAEVVPTDSKPTIKQWKGTWEFDEGQVLFSNDFDGARLNGVTQSGEDHYTILISAENIPINPSPWYAFKVWSKTPKTIKVLFTYQNSRSRYYPKISKDANALNWAPLDTARYEPINMGEGAFGMGAQPEQIRITLDIDENPTWIAAQELTTSGHVKSWIDGICLHKEASQEILGKSKEGRDMHVMSIGKGKSDKSLMIISRQHPPEVTGYLAMKSFVETLMADTPTAKKFRKKFNTYVVPLMNPDGVDNGHWRHNMGGIDLNRDWYNFNQPETTNVKNFLDKKSDAGDEFVFGIDFHSTWDDIYYTVDSSFTDNKGGIMYEWLLQVEADLPNYTANIKPSQRMDPTLVSRNFFFRNHDMPALVFELGDNTDRTFLNRKGEVAAIRLMELLLRDE